AAGAGGAATGAGATATTGTTACAGTTTCATTTTTTAACTTCCGAGACAATCATACGAATGACACAGAATACTGGTTTCACTTATTTAAGAATAAATCTTGAGAACCAAATTAGGACAATACCCCACCTCTTTTTACTTGCAATCTTTTGGTTTAATTTTATCTTAGATAGAATCCTAAAACGCGTAGCCGTCCGCCAGAGGCGGATCAAGGCTCGGTCGAAGGTTTGAAACCTCCTCTACGCTGTTTTGGTGGTAGGTCAGACATTCCTGTCTGACCTTGGTTACAACGTCTGGTGGTGGCCGGGGTCTGAAACCTCGGTAATCCGAACAAGTGAACAGAAGGAGTTAAAAATGTCAGTTTTAATTGATCTTAAAGGAAAGGTAACCTTAATAACCGGTGCCTCCAGAGGAATCGGAAAAGCCACCGCCCTGCTTTTTGCCCGGGCAGGCTCCGACCTAATCTTAAACTATTTCAGAAACAGGAAAGAGGCAGAAAAAGTTGCATCTATAGCTAAGTCCAGAGATGTGCAGGCGGAGATTTATAGAGCAGATGTCTCCTCAAAATCTCAGTGTGAAAAGATGGTCGACTTTACTCTTAAGAAATTCGGTAAGATCGACATCCTGATAAATAATGCTGGAATATGGAAATATGCCCCTATAGATAGGATGACCCCTGCTCAGTTAAAAGAAACTTTGACTATAAATCTGGAGAGCATCTTCTATCTGACAACTAAAGTCGTTCCTATAATGAAAAAACAAGGTGGCGGAAACATAATCAATATCTCCTCCACTGCCGGGCAGAGAGGTGAGGCTTACCATTCTCATTATGCCGCCACCAAAGGGGCAATTATAAGCCTGACCAAATCTCTATCGACTGAGCTGGCATCTTACAATATAAGGGTCAATTGTGTCGCGCCTGGCTGGGTGGATACAGATATGAGCCACAGCTCGCTAATCGGGAAAGACCGGAAGTGGATT
This genomic interval from Candidatus Zixiibacteriota bacterium contains the following:
- a CDS encoding SDR family oxidoreductase; this encodes MSVLIDLKGKVTLITGASRGIGKATALLFARAGSDLILNYFRNRKEAEKVASIAKSRDVQAEIYRADVSSKSQCEKMVDFTLKKFGKIDILINNAGIWKYAPIDRMTPAQLKETLTINLESIFYLTTKVVPIMKKQGGGNIINISSTAGQRGEAYHSHYAATKGAIISLTKSLSTELASYNIRVNCVAPGWVDTDMSHSSLIGKDRKWILDQIPLGRAAEPEEIAGAILFLASDLATFITGEIINVNGGAVLCG